The following are encoded together in the Zingiber officinale cultivar Zhangliang chromosome 8A, Zo_v1.1, whole genome shotgun sequence genome:
- the LOC122011403 gene encoding xyloglucan galactosyltransferase XLT2-like, with translation MFPGSPIARPHDQLLNSPPKGTPQSTPLHSASASPQHPIKFPSAYSFPFCNRPALVLSLLALQLILLLSARLLPAPRLPRPNLHRFGYGSCSSSGYIYVYDLPPVFNSDILAECHHLNPWHSRCAALSNSGFGPRADDLAGVVPSTLLPSWYSTDQFTAEVIFHRRILGHRCRTTDPSVATAFYVPFYAGLAIAKHLWSPGSSSQDRDNDGALLLRWIKDQLPWQRSGGWDHFIVLGRITWDFRRSREGDWGGSFLYMPGMENVTRLLIERNPWDSKDVGIPYPTRFHPRTAGDVREWQRFVLSRNRSTLFGFAGALRAAIKDDFRGLLMRECTRAGSGQCRHVDCGSGRCGNRSAETMGLFLDSVFCLQPRGDSFTRRSMFDCMLAGAVPVLFWRRSAYVQYGWYLPPEGEWSVFIDRREVRSGAARVREVLEGIGEERARRMRERVVEMIPRLVYAAAEEGLGDGMQDAFDVAVDGVLRGFREQRRCRRLGREEDGGV, from the coding sequence ATGTTTCCCGGCTCGCCGATTGCACGGCCGCACGACCAACTCCTTAACAGCCCGCCAAAGGGAACTCCTCAGTCGACTCCGCTGCACTCCGCCTCCGCCTCCCCGCAGCACCCCATCAAGTTCCCTTCCGCGTACTCTTTCCCCTTCTGCAACCGTCCCGCCCTCGTCCTATCCCTCCTGGCTCTGCAGCTCATCCTCCTCCTCTCCGCTCGGTTACTCCCTGCGCCCCGCCTCCCCCGACCCAACCTTCACCGCTTCGGCTACGGCTCGTGCTCCTCCTCCGGATATATCTACGTCTACGATCTTCCTCCTGTGTTTAATTCGGATATCCTCGCCGAATGCCACCACCTCAATCCATGGCACTCCCGATGCGCCGCGCTTTCCAATTCCGGGTTTGGCCCTCGCGCCGACGACCTCGCCGGTGTGGTTCCGTCCACCTTGCTCCCGTCGTGGTACTCCACCGACCAATTCACCGCCGAGGTCATTTTCCACCGCCGAATCCTCGGTCACCGCTGCCGCACGACCGATCCATCCGTCGCGACTGCCTTCTACGTCCCCTTCTACGCCGGACTCGCCATCGCCAAGCACCTGTGGTCCCCCGGCTCCAGCTCGCAAGACAGAGACAACGACGGTGCCCTCCTCCTCCGGTGGATCAAGGACCAACTTCCGTGGCAGCGATCTGGCGGCTGGGATCACTTCATCGTGCTGGGACGGATCACGTGGGACTTCCGGCGGTCAAGGGAGGGCGACTGGGGCGGCAGCTTCCTCTACATGCCCGGGATGGAGAACGTCACCCGACTCCTCATCGAGCGCAACCCGTGGGACAGCAAGGACGTCGGAATCCCCTACCCCACCCGCTTCCACCCCCGGACCGCCGGCGACGTCCGCGAGTGGCAGCGGTTCGTGCTGAGCCGGAATCGGTCGACTCTGTTCGGGTTCGCGGGGGCGTTGCGGGCTGCGATCAAGGACGACTTCCGGGGTCTGCTTATGCGCGAGTGCACGCGCGCGGGAAGCGGGCAGTGCCGCCACGTGGACTGCGGGAGCGGCCGGTGCGGCAACCGCAGCGCCGAGACCATGGGCCTCTTCCTAGACTCCGTCTTCTGCCTGCAGCCACGCGGCGACAGCTTCACGCGGCGATCGATGTTCGACTGCATGTTGGCGGGCGCCGTGCCGGTGCTCTTTTGGCGGCGCAGCGCCTATGTGCAGTACGGGTGGTACCTCCCGCCGGAGGGGGAGTGGTCGGTGTTCATCGACCGGAGGGAAGTGAGGAGCGGAGCGGCGCGGGTGAGGGAGGTGTTGGAGGGGATAGGAGAGGAGCGAGCGCGCCGGATGAGGGAGAGGGTGGTGGAGATGATACCGAGGCTGGTCTATGCGGCGGCTGAGGAGGGGCTGGGGGACGGCATGCAGGACGCTTTCGACGTGGCCGTCGATGGCGTGCTCCGGGGGTTCCGGGAGCAGCGGCGCTGCCGCCGGCTGGGGAGGGAGGAGGATGGGGGAGTGTAG
- the LOC122007971 gene encoding bZIP transcription factor 29-like, with protein sequence MEEAAGGMTMLQQQQQHGASSPLFPDHPPLPLPLPTPPSQLHLKPPAAPRSLGEPFHYRSRSQPAACFSFDSSPTTSLSDSLSMDDHDIAQVATADNDLPPRVAHRRSQSDVPFAFLPPLPLPPGAGVKMEVQWDRGFDGEDLFSTYMNLDGFDMLTDGRENEAESNSSGAAQRGAAGDPALVTAASRHCRSLSMDSFMRKFNFEEEESAKLQPPRGSRARSSAKLVNSMGTEPSTFSLDFGNGQFTPPEMKKIMENEKLVELAMADPKRVKRILANRQSAARSKERKMRYIAELEHKVQLLQTETTAMSAQFTLLQRDSAGLVNQNNELKFRLQAMEQQAQLRDALNEALTAEVQRLKLAASGLVDAHDSTNTNQQTSLNARTMDCRQDQ encoded by the exons ATGGAGGAGGCGGCAGGTGGGATGACGATGctgcagcagcaacaacaacacgGGGCTTCGAGTCCTCTCTTCCCCGACCACCCGCCGCTGCCGCTGCCGCTGCCAACGCCGCCGTCGCAGTTGCACTTGAAGCCCCCCGCCGCGCCTAGATCTCTCGGCGAACCCTTCCACTACCGCTCCCGCTCCCAGCCTGCGGCCTGCTTCTCCTTCGACTCCTCGCCCACCACCTCCCTCTCCGACTCCCTCTCCATGGACGACCACGACATCGCCCAGGTCGCCACCGCCGACAACGACCTTCCGCCTCGCGTGGCCCACCGGCGATCTCAGAGCGACGTGCCCTTCGCCTTTCTGCCTCCTCTGCCCCTGCCACCCGGCGCCGGAGTCAAGATGGAGGTCCAGTGGGACCGCGGGTTCGACGGCGAAGATTTGTTCAGCACCTACATGAACTTGGATGGCTTCGACATGCTCACGGACGGCAGAGAGAACGAGGCGGAGAGCAACTCGTCGGGGGCGGCGCAGCGGGGCGCCGCCGGGGACCCTGCTCTGGTTACGGCGGCTTCCCGGCATTGCAGGAGTCTCTCGATGGACAGCTTCATGAGGAAGTTCAACTTCGAGGAGGAGGAATCAGCAAAGCTGCAGCCGCCTCGCGGATCGCGAGCAAGATCGAGCGCTAAGCTGGTCAATTCTATGGGCACGGAGCCTAGCACCTTCAGCTTGGATTTTGGTAACGGCCAATTTACGCCGCCCGAGATGAAGAAAATCATGGAGAACGAAAAACTCGTGGAGCTGGCAATGGCGGATCCCAAACGTGTTAAAAG GATACTAGCGAATCGACAGTCAGCTGCGCGATCCAAGGAGCGAAAAATGCGATACATtgcagagttagaacacaaagtGCAGCTGTTGCAGACAGAAACCACCGCTATGTCAGCACAGTTCACGTTGTTGCAA AGAGACTCAGCTGGACTTGTAAATCAGAACAATGAGCTCAAGTTCCGACTTCAAGCGATGGAGCAACAAGCACAACTTAGAGATG CTTTAAATGAGGCATTGACTGCAGAAGTTCAACGACTGAAACTTGCTGCAAGTGGGCTTGTAGATGCTCATGATTCAACCAACACCAACCAACAAACATCACTTAACGCTCGAACAATGGATTGCAGACAAGATCAATGA